GGTGAACGATTGCTTGCTCATGCTGGCGTCGCACCAGATCAGAATCCACCATGCCAGAGCGACCGATTTCTATCTCCGGGTCCGAAGTCGACCCATCATCGAGGACAGCAGCGGAGTGAGATTTGCACCGTATCGGCTGTTCTACGAAGGGATCGAGGAGGAGCTGAGAGACTCCGGGCTGGAGGAGGAAACGGGGAATTGGGCCAATGTGGATGACATCAAGTGGTTGAGAGCGGTGCAGTCTCCGAACTGGTCTGTGATACCGGAGGAAGAACGTGTGCAAACCATGAATGCATCAGATGCCACCGAGGAGCCATGTGACGATAAGCAGTAGTAGTTCAGCAGCGCAGCTTAGAAGCATTGTTAATCTGCTTTTTACACTGAAGAATTTGTTTGTCTTGAAGCTTTGTTGAATTCATTTGCGAGGCAGCCAATTGAGAGGTGAAGGAAAGGAGGATCTATCTTCCTTTGTTTTGTTTGCTATTATGATGAATTATATGCATTCAAAGTTGCATCATGTTTAATCTCCCAACTACTGACTGTCACATTGCCTGGAACAAGAAAACTCCTCCTTAAGAGTAGGTAGTGTTTTTTTGGCGTGTAAAAAGGAAAGAGTTCCGGCGGCGGATGACCAGTGGCCCGAGGAAACGAAAGAATCTACAGCAAACATTTCGACAAGGAGATGGTTTATTTTGAGGATCATGTGAATGCAGCATCTCGCTTCTTAATCAGATTGTCCACCACATGTTTTGTACGTAGTAGTCGTCGGAGCACCTGATACTTAATAACAGAAGGCCACAAAAGCCTAATCACACGAGCTAAAAGGCCAAGCCTTCACGGAGGTCCCCGGCTCAACAATGAAGTCACCACCACCGTCATCTCCTGCTTCGTGGACAAACCATCCTTCATGCATATCCTACATAACGTATGAAGGGTCAGGGAAATTATGTCGAAGAACATGCAAGCATATGGAAAATACATATGAAAACCATTTAAATAACAGGCAACCTGGGAGTTGTAGATACGAGCTGCAGATAGAGAAGGATCACGATGGGTCACCTCGACGGGGCACACTTCTGCAACATCTAGCAGTCAGAATTCTCTATTATGTCACTGCCCTTTGAAACATCTGAAACATAACTAATCAAGATGAATCAGCAAATGCCCTTTGCCAATATGCAGATGCTAAATATGCAGGTATTCTTGAAAAAGGGTTCTCGGGAATTGTTGTATCTGTCACTGCTCCAGCTGATGCACCCACCCATAGAAATGAGAACAGTCTGCTCTTTGGTGATGAGAGAATagcaaacaaaaagaaatatCTTTTCTCATTTTTATGCTGAGGACTGCTGATAAATGAGAAAGTTAGCAAACAACCCTTTCTCATCTACGATGCTGAGGCTTTTACCAGCTGTTAGTTTTGGAGAAGCCAACCATGCAGTTTCTCACACAATAATTCCGCAAACAACTGATTGATTCTTGTGGTGAGCAGAACACTGACATTAAAACTCCATGATGATACAGAATAGTTTTATTGCTTAATAAAAGTTCTGCTGGAAATTCAACTTTCCTCAAACATGCATGTACATGCCCCCTAAGTCATAATACTGTTTATGATGATTCATaacaaaataagaaaaacaaaTCGATCCAATCTGAAATATTGGTCTACTTCAggaaatacaaaataaaaaaatcaagagcATACCAATTGCCAGTCTTTCCTTCTATCAAGAACACATGTATAAGATTCCCATAATAAGTCTAACAATAATTAGGCAGTGATGCTATCATTTCTTTTAGCAATAATTAGTGGCAGCATGTTGGGCCCCCACAAGTTGGAACTTGCGCATATACATTTAGACCAAAAAAGGCGCTATTTGAAGCCAACGAAGACATTCttcaaagggaaaaaaaaaaaaaaaggagaagcaaGTAGTCTAAAGAACAGCAGACAGTCAAagcatgaaaacataataatgaaaAAACTCCTGCAAACTGGTGTTATATGCAGAAGTAAAACGTTGCCAAAAATTTATATTGGTAATACCTGCCAAGTAATTTTTCTTGTGAACTGGTGACATTATCCATGCACTGAGACCACATGTATATAAATGCCAGATATCAAAGATTCGAGTCTTGAACCTCCACCTGGGCAGCCTGTGCAAAGATTGAAAAGTTGTCTGGAAGGCTGTTGGACAATGTTACGGGAGTTCATCCCAGGATGTTTCCATAAGCTATCAATGGAACAGCagcgtgtgttcaaaaggtgaaaACCATCATTCATCGATCATCATACTGCCACATCTCAATGAAAGTGTGGTATCTGGAACTTGTTTGATAACTATGTGGTGCAATGAATTTGGCTTTAGATATGCTGGAAAAGAAAAGGTTGCACATTTGAATAAATTGTACTTTAGTATGATGCATAATAAATGATAATGTAGCATGAGATGTACCCAATTCAGCATCTTCATATTCTGAAGTGTGTGCACTACTGGGGCTATCAACGCCAAAAGATTGTGAAGCCAGCTGACTCTGGCTTGTGGCAGAATTAGAAGTGATAGGATTATCCATTTGCATAGCTTGCACAACTTCTTCAATGATAGGATTATCCATTTGAGTATCTTGCACAACTTCTTCAACATCTCTAGTAAGGCTTCGACTTGTTTTATCCTGAAGCTTGCAATCAAGCAAATGATAGTCAGTTCACATGACCATGTTACACATATCAGGCATTAACAATTCCAGGTTGAATTATAGCTAAAACAAATCAAACATCAAACGAAGCTATAAAGATTAAAAGATTATCCTTTAACAGGAAATTCTGAATTAATTCAGTAAAAATCTTTGGGTCAATGAGAAGCAGCCAATTAGAGTTATGTATAAATGATGATTTACAAGATGAAAAGAACATACCAAAGAAGCAAAAGAATTGAAGGAACATGTTCAATATAAATTACTTTCAGTTAAACAACCACCTAGAAAGTTGTAACAGAAGTCACATAACATGatggcaaaaacaagaaaaattaaaatcaaccaCGTATTATGATATTGGTCACAGAATCAACCTACCAACAAGATGGTAAATTCAGTTTTTTAAAAGCTGGCCGATCTGAGATCCATCCATTTTGGCTGAAAATTCCTAATTGTTTGGGTTGGGAGAGCTCAGTTTAAGGATATTAGTATCCATTGGGATTGACATACCCCTTCCTATTCATATCAATTTACTAGCAATAGCATTGGATTCCAACCAACTCAAAAAACTCAACCAAAACTTATCCGGTTCCGGATGATACCAAGCCAGATTCCGACCAATCCTAGAGATATTAACTAGACTCACTCAGTAGACTATTGATTTTACTTTCTGTATGTTATTCACATATTGGGTGAAACATATCATGCCGGCAACATAATTACTTGAAACGCAAGGTATCAATATCAATGTTTCCAGAATATATATGTCGGGCTCACAAGGTTTATATAGATCACAATCACACTGGTTCGACGTTGTGTCAACATGGTATTTTACCATGCTGTGCTAATACTACCTACCATGTGAGTTTCCAACTGAAACTGGGAGAACCAGCAGCACCTAGACCTTTGGGGATTCCACCTGAACTAACTGATCCCACTAAGATCCTATGTCTAGTGTTAAATCAATTATAGTGGAACTAAGAAGAACTAGAAAACAAAGTAGCTAAAAAAACAATGCTGTGCCCAAAGTACAGCAGTGAGAGGTAGACATAACCATTATACTTGTCAAAACAAATATCCTGAAAAGCTGTGCCCAAGCCACTAAATATAGGGAGGTTATGATAAATGTCACAGAGAAGCATTAGTCTGTGCACAAATCACATGAACAAATAATAATGCAAAATATTGATACAAGTCAGTTGTAAGAACTGACATAAGATAAACAATAGAAAGGAAACCACTCAACATGTGGAACTTTCATGATGTTCTAACACACAAAAGGATAACCAGAAGAAGCATCATATATGCCAGCTGATACATCGAATGGACGAGATTATTTATAGGACCTTCATTACAAAAGACTGAAGACAGAAAAGAACAAATGCAATTAGTTGAAAAGTAAAGTGAATTACAACCTTGACTTCACGATAATGTACAAGAACAATGTTCATGAGGTCCCTGCAACAGAAGatcaataaaaataattgttTCAGTCTAAGATTAAAATTATGATGATATTCAGGACAAACTGGTGTACGTGAACTGAGTGATGTCCACTAAGCCTACAGTGTATTTGGGTCATACAATCAACTTGCAAACATCCATGTCCATGGAGAAGATTAGCAAACACTTTGCAGATTAGAAAAAAATGGTAAAGTTTCTTTTGTTCACATATCCATACACAACATTGtataattacaaatagaaaagtactTAAAAAGTTCAATTGACAGCTTTCAAATGAGTTTCAGTACTTTTAACcacaaattttcaaagaaaaaagtaaccaaaacaataattttaaatctaGCTAAAAACAATTTATATGACATCTGAAGACTAATAATTGTCTTACAGAAAGTCATCTGTGGCATTATTGaagaaatagaaagcatgatatgaAGGAGAAAATAATAAAAGCTTTTTATTTCAGAATAATAGGCTCTAAAAGTTGATAATATGCAATGAAAATTTATAATTCATGCTGAAACTACATGTATGAAGACCACAGCTgtctttcataaaatattaatagtactctaaaattcaaatagcCAAAACATTAAAAATAGTTAaggatctttttttattttcacaaacATGGTAATTTATTCTAATTTCTTCTAACATAAACTTGAGTACTAAAGCAATTTTATGGATGTTTAATCTTTTACCTGCAAACAAATTTAATCCTTCTGGATTTCACCAAAACTGCTGAAGCTAGAACAGAAGTACATAAGTTCCCCAAAACTAGCAAAACTAACTAAATTGTCAGACTACAGTGATCCTAGCTGAATCAGCCAAAGATTCAGCTACAAGTGAAAGTTCAATGTCTACAAATAACTTGATAAGCAAATTAAATAGAAAATCAGTCGACAATACATCGTGCCAAAGTCCTTCCCAAATCCTGTACATCATTGTGCTCATCACAGGCCATTGTTGTCAAATGCCAATCACTCCAAATCATTGCCAATAAGTTCCATTTTTTAGAACTTAAATAGTTTCAGCTTTAAATTAATATCTATTTCCAACATTATATGCTAAATCAATTTATACtctctttttttgtaaaaaaCTAAATTCTTCAGTAAGAATTAATGTATTATATTAAACTACATACAAAACATTCTCACATGAAGAACAACCTAAGGCCTCTCAACTATGCTACAGTGCACTGACTACTAGGATGTGTAAACAGATGTCATAAAATAGAATATCATATGATATAATAATTCAGTTTATAACGATCACCTCACTGTTATTTGTTCACCAATATTCCTAAACTATATTAAGTTGTCACTTATACATAAAAGAGCATGCATCACTATATTTTCCAAGCTCGATCTCAGGGTGCAAGATAAAAAGAAACAGTCAAGAAGGCACATAGCAGGAGGATTAAAATACGAACATGATTTTGGTACTTATGACctataaatatgaaaaataatatccaAAACTCACGCTTCCAACAGCCAATAACTTCGTCTTTGAAATTTTTCATTCTCTTCACCATGAGCATAGTAACAATGAAGCATATCAACACTTCCAACCTGGAACAGTAATCAGTTTAATTGGATCTTAATTATTGACTAAaaaaatagctaatagaatttaagGTGGAAACTATAGAAAATAAAATGGCTGGAGCATTTTTGCTTAAAACTGTCAAGACAATCAATGGAATGTCAAGGAATTTCTTTACATTTTCTAGAATAACACAACAAGCTGTGTCTAAATATTGATGCTTGTAATAGAGGTAGATCCAGAAGATGATATTAGATAAGGAACAAAAAGCTTTCATGTCCCATAAACAACTATGTTTATATAGCTTTCTTTGATTTCCTCCACATATTCTGAATGTTCTGATGGTATCATTTGTTTCaaaataacatgcagtgtttagatACATCTGCCATGTTAAAGTTCTGTTCTTTGTATATAAGAAAGGCCGTTTAAGTAGATCAAAGTGGGTCCCATGAATCATGCTTGTGGCATGCCCACATCATTTCCTGAGTAATGACATGGGTAACTGTTGCACTTAGATACCATTATGTATATACATCCATTCATATATACAGCATGCTTATATACACAATTATATGTTATAGAAGACACAATATTCAACATTTTACACAACAATGTTTTGGTTAAAATTGCAATGACCTATCAAAAGGgcataaaaaaaatacataattaCAAATTTCACTTACTTTTAGCCTCTCATGAGCTTCTTTTACAGTCTTCCCATCCTTTTTCTTTCTCCAGTTATGCCCATCCTTCCTGAAGTACCTTAACACCTTTCTATCAAAAAGAAACAAAGACCCACCTGAAGCAAAGAAACGACAAGGTTAGCCAATACAGAGAATGTATAGAAAACATGGTAGATCAATGCTTCTCTATATTGACAGTAATTATAATATCCATCTCCAACATTGGCATATTGTTCATCTAAAACTAACAACAGGGTTTATGATGAATTGGGACAAAgtaacttgaaagaaaatttgtcCAATttaacaattgtatacttaattatAGTAGAGAAAGACACAAAAAATGACACGACTTTTTCTGCATTTAGTTTGATGTGACAATGATACCTGAACATATCCTAGCACATACCACATTTTCTTATTTACATATCTATCTAGTTATATAGAATCAGAGAGGAgtatatatgcatacatgttATTAATTTTTTCAAATAGTAAACAGAGCAACATATTTGTAAATGTGATGAACAAGTTCATAAATGACCGATTTAAGCAAACACAAATTTCAGTTATTGATGGAGTTCATAAACTGTCACTAAACATAAAAGATTTGCAAAAAAAATAAACCTATTCAAAAACGAGTGTGACATTAATAAAACTTGAAATGAATCATACTAGGAGGTCTATTTGGCGGCCCTGGTGCAATACGAAATTTCCTATAGTTTTGGAGTATTTCACAAATTTCAGCAGGACGTAGCCATCGACGTCGTGCTTCCACAAGTATCTGCTCAATATCTGTATATCCAAAATACGATCAATTGATcattagaagaagaaagaaaaagagcaaGCATgtacaaaagaatggaagtaaaaTGGGCATACTGGTCTCTCCAGGACCAGTACAAATGTTGATATCAAACAATAAACTGCAGTGTATCACTGGAAAATAATAATCGAACAGAGACTAGAATGTTGGCTAAATAAACATTTAGGACAGAATCATACAATTGGTACTGGTCACTTGCATAGTACTAAACAAAAATATGACCAACCACCATAACAGAGAAGAACATACGAGAAATGGATAAATAGGCATAGGAAGGATTGGGTCCTCACACCATAATAGGATACAATCATAAGATTGCACCATTCAAGGAACGGTCATTTTAGCCAATAGAAGTTCCAGTTCTCATAAGTAAAATCCAAAACCAAATCACTGTATTTCGAAACTAAGGAAATTAAATTATAATGGTTATTTTATTGCCATAGATGTTGTCTCCAGAGAATGAAACATTGTCATGAAGCAATAACAACTAAAACACTTACAAAAACACATGAGTAGAGAAAACAGGATATAACCCAAGGAACTGCCAACAAGAGAATTTCGAGCAAGTGTAAAGTGTCCAGTTACTTGAAATAAGAATTTAAATGCTGTTACATGCAATAACTAAATAGTAGAATGAATATTAGAAATGGGCATTTGACATATGTTCATCTCTCTAAAAATTTATGTGAAACAATCATCAACGATTTATTGTGTACAACAGCTTAGTAAACTGTTCTGAAACATAAAGCCACACAATCTGTGCTTTACAAATGAACCGAACGAACAAAGGAAATTCGCAACCAAACACCGACACCAATCAACACGCACGCACACGAAGGAGACAGCGGTGCCATCGAATCCTACCGAAAACAAGAGATATCACACCCAAGCATCGAACCACAGATTAGCCCATCCAAATAGCAAATTggtagaaaagaaataaaaaagaacaaaCAAGCAGAAAACTGAAGCCACACACACCTAACTGAGAGGTCGATCCACCCTTCCTGGCGCACGCCATGAATCACCCGAACACAAGAGCCCACCTAAAGCCGACTCGTTCTTTAAAACCCCAGACTTTGCAGCATAAGGATTCGGAACGCCCGATCCGACCAACGAGTACCACAAGCGTGAGAGATAAGCCCGCTTGATTCCCAATCTAATACCGAATCGAACGAATCTTCCTCGAAGGTCCCCAATTAGGGTTCAAGAAACCGATCAAAAGGTACGCTCGTTGATGGGTAAAGACTGAGACCGATGGTGACAAAAGGGCGAACGTTCGAGTAGTTACGAGCGAGAGAAAAGCAAGGAAGCGAGCCGACCCGCCGGGTTGGACACGGGGAGGAGGAAGTGGTCTTTGGAGACGGCCATTAACGACGACGACGGCGGATTAGAACGAGGCGATTTATGGGACGTCCGTCGGACGGAAACGCCCCTCCGTGCTCGGTGGCATTACCGACGCGTCGCCACGGGATCCAAAAACACTCCCTACCGGTTGGGCCGGTACCTTTTCTCTACCTGCCTTGATATTGGAGCACGAAAGGGCCCCACGAGTGGGTCCAGCCGATTCTCCAAGCATAGAAGACTGGTTTCAAGTTGTCCGTGGGGAAGGTGGTTGCGGTCACGTCGGACGTCGTTTTCCGTTACAGTCGTCGAGCAATGGCAACTACCATGACCTTTCGATGTTGTTAAGATCCTCTGCAATCGACAAGCAGGGCCACCGCGCTCCAACTGACGTTTCAGCCGTCCATTCACGCAGGCATCGGTGATTGGAAGGAAAGATGGACGGGTGCTGATAGGATCCACATGAACCGGAGGAATAGAATGCACCGAGAATTGGAGGGGATCGTCTCGCTCTTCATTAACTTGATATCGCCTCACGGTCTTTCTGCTTGCGGGTCGGCTCGGCTGTCTCGATGGAGACAGGATCCATATTTTACACCCACCGATCCCAAAGTCAATCAGCCGTCGGTCACTTCCACTACGACTCTTTGTGCGACCGGCCAATGAGAGGACTTCGTGGGACCACGTGGATCGCACGCTTTTTGTCTTCGCTTGGATATAATTATTATGACGGAACAGATGCCATCTTCCATCCACGCGACCCTTTGAATAGAATGACCATAAACATAAAATTCATAGATATCTCATTAAGATATAATAATACGATCCGTTGGATAACTTATCTTATTAGATCATTCGAAAGCTCGAATTACAATATAGCTTATTCGAAGAATAATAGCTTGTGCTAACcgagtgtttcttggaatgtgaCTCGCAAGATTGATTGTGTGTCCAATGTAATAATAGCAAGATTTTGATTCAATTTCGTTTCGAATTAAACCAAAGACTATATGTACGTAAATAGCTCACATAATTCAACAAGTTGTGATGCCAAAGTCTCTTGAAGCACTTTAGGACACTTAATTCGGTGTCTtagttgatgaggcaatcaatccAAGACCTAATCAATGATTTCACATGCACTCCATGTCAGGTGCAATGGTGGTTAGCAGGCCCAGTCAAACATGTGATCCTATCAACTTACCTGCATCCCATCGTGTTTTGATATGAACCACACCATCGACCACACTCACATTAATGGCCCCAAAAAGAAAGTACACTTCTTGTAGCTACTGCATCGATATCTTAAATGCCTTCAGCACTGCAACAAGGTATTTCTCAGTCATAGACTTGTCCAAATTAGCCTCCCATATCATCATCATTGAAGTAGAAGATTATAGTTTCTTGTGTTGGATGCAAAAAGACTGTCACTGAACTCGTTTGAGAAGCAAAAGGCCAATAGAGTAACTCTGCTGCAAACCCACTGTTCTTATTTCAGAAGATAGAAAGTTACAAGCACTGAGATGTTGATTGCTTCAGCTACAGCTTCCAAGAGAATGGGGAATCTATTAAACATTATGTCAAGTTGTAATATTTACATAGGCATGACAAAAGTCCACATTCCTTGTATCTGTCTTCACCCATCAAATGTAAGAACAGTGAGGACGGCTTCCATCAGTTTGAAGTACTAATCCTTGCAACATAAAAGCTTGAATCCTGGCTTGATCGACGTCGAGGAGCCGTGATCCGGTGGGTGAATGAACTTGCAGTTTGGACATGATAAGGTCGCCTTGTTCATCATCACTAGCATGTGGCAACGCATGCAGACCGTGGCCATCATCTCTTCGGGGCCGGCGTCGAGGGACACCCACGACAAGGAGCACGCTTTGCCACCGAAATTGTCTTGCTTCCTCGgctcctcctctcttcctcctccatcgatgTGGCTTCTCGGTGGCTCGCATGCGAGGTTGAGCTCGAGGTCCAGGCTTAGCGGCGAGCTCGGTGGTTCCGAGTTGAGCCTGGGGTCCCTAGAGGTCCTCCTGTGCGTTCTGGTGTTGTAGAAGTGAATCTCCCCCGACTGCAAAGTTCAGAATTCACAGATCAGCTGCTTTCCTTTCCGTCCAACATCGATAGTTCAAGCATGCATAAATATGAATTCACGCGTACATGAAAAGCTCTTAGATCTAAGTAATAAACTGTAAAACTATCATCTTGAATCGAATTATACATGCCAAAGCTTTCGCCTTCTCGAAAGCGTCTGTCTACCTTGAGATCGAGGCAGCGCTGCCATTCCAAAGGCAAGGGGGCGTCGAGATTAAGCCGGATGTCGTCCTCCTCAGCTTTCACAAACTTGGCCTCCTTCACAAACCAATCATCTTCGCTCGCTTCTGCATCTCTGCACTTCCTTTTCTTACAAAGGGAATTCTCGAGGTCGAGGCATGCCTTCCTGTCCTCCGGAGAAAGGGCTGCTTGCAAGGACACCATGGATGTCGATACAAAGGAAACTCGAGCTCCGAAACTTGTTCTGCCCTGCGTGCATCCGATGGAGGATTTGAGCTGCTTATATAGGCGGGATTAGAAGGGCCATTTAAGCGCACAAAACTGCAAGCAAGGATCTAAGCGAGGGTGCTATAAAAGAGCACCGGGAAGGACCCACACCCACATCATCATGACACGCTTCTACCACCCTTAGAAGACCCCATCAACTCAACTATATCCATCCCTGTCAACATGGTTTTCGCTCTCCGACTTATATAGCTCTGACTACACATCGGTGCAGGAGTTAAGACCACATACATGCACAAGAAGTGACGTGGGAATTGGCACGAATTGAATCGCATTTCTGCTGCAACTAATGCCATGGCATGGTTGGTGTGGAAGCTATAAATGAGTCACAAGGGAGAGAGGGGGATGGAGGAGGAGGGTGGAGCAAAGCCCGGGCAGTAATGTTGCGAGGAAGGAGAAGCGCATGCAGTTGAGGAGGGATTGAATGCCGTCTGTCTTCCATTAACTCCAACATCCACATTTGGGTCAACCAATAAACTTATATTTAAAGCAGGCCAACACCCATTTTCGAACCCTAATTTAAAACGATCACATCTGGTGATGTAAGTATGCaccctcttccttctctctcctATTTAATGATACCCCCATTCATTGCCTTGCTTCTTTTCCCTCCCTTCTCCTTTTCACTTCAACTCCCTTACCAGTTACTGCATCTACAGGTAGATTGTGAACCATTGGCATGCATGAGAAGCTACCTCCTCCGGTATGCCGTGCAACCTTCGAAAGGAAACATTGTGTTACAAGCACTGCCGTTGAGAGTCTAAGAAATGGTTGGCCGATGAGAAGGAAAGGCGAAGCTGTCTCTTTCATCTGCCAACCTTACTTTGACTCGATACAGTGGAGCGCTTCAGATATCATTGGACAAAGGCTCCGACTTCTCTCATGTTTATGTGCATACAACATACATATACACGTAAATTTACATGCATCTGCAAGATATATGCATAGCGAATGAAGGTTGACATCGTTAGAATCTGGCTAGGAATTAGTGATCTTATATACAAAAGCAGGTGAATCATCAGATGTTGAGTACTCTTTAACTCATTTTCGCGACACTTAATTGCTA
The window above is part of the Musa acuminata AAA Group cultivar baxijiao chromosome BXJ1-1, Cavendish_Baxijiao_AAA, whole genome shotgun sequence genome. Proteins encoded here:
- the LOC135680623 gene encoding protein CURLY FLAG LEAF 1-like; translated protein: MVSLQAALSPEDRKACLDLENSLCKKRKCRDAEASEDDWFVKEAKFVKAEEDDIRLNLDAPLPLEWQRCLDLKSGEIHFYNTRTHRRTSRDPRLNSEPPSSPLSLDLELNLACEPPRSHIDGGGREEEPRKQDNFGGKACSLSWVSLDAGPEEMMATVCMRCHMLVMMNKATLSCPNCKFIHPPDHGSSTSIKPGFKLLCCKD
- the LOC135584830 gene encoding calmodulin-binding transcription activator 3-like isoform X1 — translated: MACARKGGSTSQLDIEQILVEARRRWLRPAEICEILQNYRKFRIAPGPPNRPPSGSLFLFDRKVLRYFRKDGHNWRKKKDGKTVKEAHERLKVGSVDMLHCYYAHGEENEKFQRRSYWLLEADLMNIVLVHYREVKLQDKTSRSLTRDVEEVVQDTQMDNPIIEEVVQAMQMDNPITSNSATSQSQLASQSFGVDSPSSAHTSEYEDAELAYLKPNSLHHIVIKQVPDTTLSLRCGSMMIDE
- the LOC135584830 gene encoding calmodulin-binding transcription activator 3-like isoform X2 encodes the protein MACARKGGSTSQLDIEQILVEARRRWLRPAEICEILQNYRKFRIAPGPPNRPPSGSLFLFDRKVLRYFRKDGHNWRKKKDGKTVKEAHERLKVGSVDMLHCYYAHGEENEKFQRRSYWLLEADLMNIVLVHYREVKDKTSRSLTRDVEEVVQDTQMDNPIIEEVVQAMQMDNPITSNSATSQSQLASQSFGVDSPSSAHTSEYEDAELAYLKPNSLHHIVIKQVPDTTLSLRCGSMMIDE